The Humulus lupulus chromosome 3, drHumLupu1.1, whole genome shotgun sequence genome window below encodes:
- the LOC133821944 gene encoding adenylate isopentenyltransferase isoform X1 produces the protein MCSSSTYLSTAQQNDTQPVPLHSMRPDPFAIHYYYSSHCYSSPPPSHHNYFSSSSSSFHPLLPAARPTGAAGRRPGWARMDYASVAMAAAPTTTTTTNVSLRRQRHRKEKLLVLMGATGTGKSRLSIDLAAHFPLEVINSDKMQVYKGLDITTNKISVPDRCGVPHHLLGEVDPARGELTPADFRSLAGKAVSEITGRRKLPVLVGGSNSFIHALLVDRFDSSGPDVFEEGSHSVVSSELRYDCCFLWVDVSVKVLTDYLAKRVDDMLELGMFDELAEFYSPEDEDHDEDSATRTGLRKAIGVPEFDRYFEKFRPGDVEGEDPGRDRVRRGAFEEAVRAIKENTCHLAKRQIGKILRLKGAGWDLRRLDATESFRAAMTSDSGEKCTEIWEKQVLEPSVKIVSRFLDECVSKNERYCTPIETTLHLLNISKCSSQ, from the exons ATGTGCAGCTCATCAACTTATCTCAGCACAGCTCAGCAAAACGACACCCAACCTGTTCCTCTCCATTCCATGAGACCTGATCCCTTCGCAATTCACTATTACTATTCTTCCCATTGCTATTCATCGCCGCCACCATCTCACCACAACTacttctcctcctcctcctcctctttcCACCCATTACTCCCGGCCGCCAGGCCCACTGGCGCAGCCGGAAGAAGACCAGGGTGGGCACGCATGGACTACGCATCCGTTGCCATGGCTGCCGCGCCCACCACAACAACCACTACCAACGTATCACTCCGTCGCCAGCGACACCGGAAAGAGAAGCTTCTCGTTCTAATGGGCGCCACCGGTACCGGGAAGTCCCGTCTCTCCATCGACCTCGCGGCGCACTTCCCTCTCGAAGTCATAAACTCGGATAAAATGCAGGTTTATAAAGGACTGGATATCACGACGAACAAGATATCGGTACCGGACCGGTGCGGCGTGCCACACCATCTCCTCGGTGAGGTtgacccggctcgaggtgagttGACTCCTGCCGATTTCAGGTCTTTGGCTGGAAAAGCCGTGTCTGAAATCACTGGGAGGAGAAAGCTTCCCGTCCTGGTGGGTGGGTCCAACTCGTTCATACATGCGCTGTTGGTGGACCGGTTTGACTCGTCCGGTCCGGACGTGTTCGAGGAAGGGTCCCACTCGGTGGTGTCTTCTGAGTTGAGATACGACTGTTGCTTTCTCTGGGTTGACGTGTCGGTAAAGGTATTGACCGATTACTTGGCGAAGCGAGTCGACGACATGTTGGAGCTGGGGATGTTCGATGAGTTGGCCGAGTTCTATAGCCCGGAGGACGAGGACCACGACGAAGACTCTGCGACTCGGACCGGGTTGAGAAAAGCCATCGGAGTTCCCGAGTTTGACCGGTATTTCGAAAAGTTCAGACCTGGCGACGTGGAGGGGGAGGACCCCGGGAGGGATCGGGTGCGGAGGGGCGCATTCGAAGAGGCGGTGAGGGCGATCAAGGAGAACACGTGTCATCTAGCGAAGAGACAAATAGGGAAGATCTTACGATTAAAAGGCGCTGGGTGGGACCTACGGCGGCTGGACGCAACAGAGTCGTTCCGGGCGGCGATGACGTCAGACTCCGGCGAGAAGTGCACGGAGATTTGGGAGAAGCAGGTATTGGAACCAAGCGTGAAGATTGTGAGTCGCTTCTTGGACGA GTGCGTGAGCAAGAATGAACGCTATTGCACTCCCATCGAAACTACTCTTCATCTACTCAACATTTCTAAATGTTCATCGCAATAG
- the LOC133821944 gene encoding adenylate isopentenyltransferase isoform X2: MRPDPFAIHYYYSSHCYSSPPPSHHNYFSSSSSSFHPLLPAARPTGAAGRRPGWARMDYASVAMAAAPTTTTTTNVSLRRQRHRKEKLLVLMGATGTGKSRLSIDLAAHFPLEVINSDKMQVYKGLDITTNKISVPDRCGVPHHLLGEVDPARGELTPADFRSLAGKAVSEITGRRKLPVLVGGSNSFIHALLVDRFDSSGPDVFEEGSHSVVSSELRYDCCFLWVDVSVKVLTDYLAKRVDDMLELGMFDELAEFYSPEDEDHDEDSATRTGLRKAIGVPEFDRYFEKFRPGDVEGEDPGRDRVRRGAFEEAVRAIKENTCHLAKRQIGKILRLKGAGWDLRRLDATESFRAAMTSDSGEKCTEIWEKQVLEPSVKIVSRFLDECVSKNERYCTPIETTLHLLNISKCSSQ; the protein is encoded by the exons ATGAGACCTGATCCCTTCGCAATTCACTATTACTATTCTTCCCATTGCTATTCATCGCCGCCACCATCTCACCACAACTacttctcctcctcctcctcctctttcCACCCATTACTCCCGGCCGCCAGGCCCACTGGCGCAGCCGGAAGAAGACCAGGGTGGGCACGCATGGACTACGCATCCGTTGCCATGGCTGCCGCGCCCACCACAACAACCACTACCAACGTATCACTCCGTCGCCAGCGACACCGGAAAGAGAAGCTTCTCGTTCTAATGGGCGCCACCGGTACCGGGAAGTCCCGTCTCTCCATCGACCTCGCGGCGCACTTCCCTCTCGAAGTCATAAACTCGGATAAAATGCAGGTTTATAAAGGACTGGATATCACGACGAACAAGATATCGGTACCGGACCGGTGCGGCGTGCCACACCATCTCCTCGGTGAGGTtgacccggctcgaggtgagttGACTCCTGCCGATTTCAGGTCTTTGGCTGGAAAAGCCGTGTCTGAAATCACTGGGAGGAGAAAGCTTCCCGTCCTGGTGGGTGGGTCCAACTCGTTCATACATGCGCTGTTGGTGGACCGGTTTGACTCGTCCGGTCCGGACGTGTTCGAGGAAGGGTCCCACTCGGTGGTGTCTTCTGAGTTGAGATACGACTGTTGCTTTCTCTGGGTTGACGTGTCGGTAAAGGTATTGACCGATTACTTGGCGAAGCGAGTCGACGACATGTTGGAGCTGGGGATGTTCGATGAGTTGGCCGAGTTCTATAGCCCGGAGGACGAGGACCACGACGAAGACTCTGCGACTCGGACCGGGTTGAGAAAAGCCATCGGAGTTCCCGAGTTTGACCGGTATTTCGAAAAGTTCAGACCTGGCGACGTGGAGGGGGAGGACCCCGGGAGGGATCGGGTGCGGAGGGGCGCATTCGAAGAGGCGGTGAGGGCGATCAAGGAGAACACGTGTCATCTAGCGAAGAGACAAATAGGGAAGATCTTACGATTAAAAGGCGCTGGGTGGGACCTACGGCGGCTGGACGCAACAGAGTCGTTCCGGGCGGCGATGACGTCAGACTCCGGCGAGAAGTGCACGGAGATTTGGGAGAAGCAGGTATTGGAACCAAGCGTGAAGATTGTGAGTCGCTTCTTGGACGA GTGCGTGAGCAAGAATGAACGCTATTGCACTCCCATCGAAACTACTCTTCATCTACTCAACATTTCTAAATGTTCATCGCAATAG